One Romeriopsis navalis LEGE 11480 genomic window carries:
- a CDS encoding bifunctional metallophosphatase/5'-nucleotidase, which yields MPLSSFSHRCLTAPLTGLLSTVLVLGLSTVAAAEIVKINLLQLNDVYEITPVQEGQRGGLARVATLRNQLVRENPRTYTILGGDFLSPSALGTAKVDGERLAGRQMVDVLNFLGLDYATFGNHEFDIAESLFRKRLAESKFQWISSNVSQVNGKPFEQVARSKIITARGLQGATVKIGLIGVTLPSNPAVYVRYQNYLTAARREIQRLEPQVDVLVAITHLTIDQDRQMAATFPEIDLILGGHEHENIQQWRFVNRFPATAKCQQNQTPIFKADANATTVYVHRLQFDTTTRCLAIKSELQLITAALSADQRTDRAVQNWVKQGFEGFRREGFAPEQRVATITQPLDGTEASIRNQPTGLSNLIAQAMLRSASNAELAIFNSGSVRIDDVLPPGAVTQYDVIRVLPFGGKVLTIGLQGAVLQRLLDAGLKSRGTGAYLQHANVAKAPSGDWLIQQQPLMPQRIYRVAVNDFLVSGNEQNLEFFKLGQPGIELLQTGEDIRFALIRQLQTVN from the coding sequence ATGCCACTATCGTCTTTTTCCCACCGTTGCTTAACTGCGCCACTTACGGGTTTGCTGAGTACCGTGTTGGTGCTGGGATTGTCCACGGTGGCAGCTGCGGAAATTGTCAAAATTAATCTGTTGCAGTTAAACGATGTCTATGAAATTACGCCGGTGCAAGAGGGCCAGCGCGGTGGTTTAGCGCGGGTAGCAACGTTGCGAAATCAGCTTGTGCGAGAGAATCCGCGCACCTATACGATTCTCGGGGGGGATTTTTTGAGCCCATCGGCGTTAGGGACAGCAAAGGTGGATGGTGAGCGCCTCGCCGGTCGGCAGATGGTCGATGTATTAAATTTTTTAGGATTGGACTACGCCACCTTTGGGAATCATGAATTTGATATTGCCGAGTCCCTGTTTCGTAAGCGCCTCGCCGAATCAAAATTTCAGTGGATTTCGAGTAACGTTTCGCAAGTCAATGGCAAGCCCTTTGAGCAAGTTGCACGATCGAAAATCATCACGGCAAGAGGATTACAAGGCGCAACTGTAAAAATTGGTTTAATTGGCGTCACCTTACCCTCAAACCCCGCCGTCTATGTGCGATATCAGAACTATCTCACGGCGGCCCGGCGCGAGATTCAACGGCTCGAGCCGCAAGTTGATGTTCTCGTTGCGATTACCCATTTAACGATCGATCAAGATCGCCAGATGGCGGCAACTTTCCCAGAAATTGACTTGATTCTAGGTGGGCATGAACATGAAAATATTCAGCAATGGCGGTTTGTCAATCGCTTTCCCGCCACGGCAAAATGTCAGCAAAATCAAACACCGATTTTCAAGGCGGATGCGAATGCCACAACCGTGTACGTGCATCGTTTGCAGTTTGACACCACAACCCGCTGTTTGGCGATTAAATCCGAGCTGCAACTGATTACGGCGGCTTTATCCGCCGATCAACGGACCGATCGAGCGGTTCAGAATTGGGTTAAGCAGGGCTTTGAGGGCTTCCGCCGGGAGGGGTTTGCGCCGGAGCAACGCGTCGCGACAATTACGCAACCGTTGGATGGAACGGAAGCTAGTATTCGCAATCAGCCGACAGGGTTAAGTAATTTGATCGCCCAAGCGATGTTGCGTTCGGCATCGAATGCAGAACTCGCGATTTTTAATAGTGGCTCCGTACGGATTGATGATGTGCTGCCGCCAGGCGCTGTGACCCAGTACGATGTGATTCGGGTGTTGCCTTTTGGTGGCAAAGTCTTAACGATTGGGTTGCAGGGCGCGGTCTTACAGCGGTTGTTGGACGCCGGACTCAAAAGCCGGGGAACTGGTGCCTATTTGCAGCATGCGAATGTGGCCAAAGCCCCATCGGGGGATTGGTTGATTCAGCAGCAGCCATTAATGCCGCAGCGGATCTATCGTGTGGCGGTGAATGATTTTTTAGTGAGTGGAAATGAACAAAATCTCGAATTTTTCAAACTGGGTCAGCCTGGAATTGAACTATTGCAGACTGGTGAGGATATTCGATTTGCCTTAATTCGCCAGTTGCAAACCGTCAACTAG
- a CDS encoding beta-galactosidase produces the protein MLTCPITRAKKAIYSSNPIIFAIATVFGMKQVLWMRRTQRRRLIKSSVAGFAAALFSHTQPAVVQLAAPTRHQPVSWRSIALGTTFSPLQCYYLGLDFREAFEAICTLGLDQIRLGAYWNVIERQRGQDDFSEIDWLLDRCDQHNVDVVLAVGMKVPRWPEFHFPDWVKDLGDIGAGSQSLDQRSPQVAAAALEFSDRVVQHCRDAPAVKYWQVENEPFTQLEIAGGRFLSPEFVRQEIALVQSRKRNAQKILLTNAIHLPTPHPSEDEPAFWTSVDLADAVGLNVYTKVPTTTAGEYLEPAPEFWRTLQDWQISLRDHEREAWIAEAQAEPWELQKLVAIDQLDYPSATPLRMRTLVHSLCDIGYTNILLWGCEYWYWHKRQGQSLWWWEVKRLVEEVKTQNLPSHRSMDE, from the coding sequence ATGCTGACCTGCCCCATTACCCGGGCGAAAAAAGCGATTTATAGTAGTAATCCGATCATTTTTGCCATCGCTACGGTTTTCGGCATGAAGCAAGTTTTGTGGATGAGGCGCACGCAAAGGCGGCGCTTGATCAAAAGCAGTGTGGCGGGTTTTGCCGCTGCACTATTCAGTCATACTCAACCCGCTGTCGTACAGCTTGCGGCGCCAACCCGACATCAGCCTGTCTCGTGGCGCTCAATTGCCCTTGGGACAACATTTAGTCCTTTGCAGTGCTACTACCTGGGATTAGATTTTCGGGAAGCCTTCGAAGCAATTTGTACCCTCGGTCTTGATCAAATCCGGCTCGGCGCTTACTGGAATGTGATTGAGCGACAACGCGGCCAGGATGACTTTAGTGAAATTGATTGGCTGCTCGATCGCTGTGATCAACATAATGTGGATGTGGTGTTAGCGGTGGGGATGAAGGTCCCTCGCTGGCCAGAATTTCATTTCCCCGATTGGGTCAAGGATTTGGGGGATATTGGTGCGGGCAGTCAGTCCTTGGACCAGCGGAGTCCTCAGGTGGCCGCCGCTGCGCTGGAATTTAGCGATCGTGTGGTGCAGCATTGTCGTGATGCACCGGCAGTGAAATATTGGCAGGTGGAAAATGAACCCTTTACGCAGTTGGAAATTGCGGGTGGTCGGTTTCTTAGTCCAGAGTTTGTGCGTCAAGAAATTGCCTTAGTGCAGTCCCGTAAGCGCAATGCTCAAAAGATTTTGTTGACGAATGCGATCCATTTGCCAACGCCCCACCCCAGCGAGGATGAACCGGCGTTTTGGACGAGTGTTGATTTGGCAGATGCGGTCGGGCTGAATGTTTATACGAAAGTTCCGACTACTACTGCGGGTGAGTATTTAGAGCCTGCCCCGGAATTTTGGCGCACCTTGCAGGATTGGCAAATTTCCTTACGTGATCATGAGCGTGAGGCTTGGATTGCCGAAGCGCAGGCGGAACCGTGGGAACTTCAAAAGTTGGTGGCGATCGACCAGCTGGATTATCCAAGTGCGACACCTTTGCGGATGCGGACATTGGTGCACAGCTTATGCGATATCGGCTATACCAATATTTTGCTATGGGGTTGTGAATATTGGTATTGGCATAAACGGCAGGGGCAATCGCTATGGTGGTGGGAAGTGAAACGTTTGGTTGAGGAAGTGAAAACCCAAAATTTACCATCGCATCGATCGATGGATGAATAA
- a CDS encoding uracil-DNA glycosylase: protein MSEEQFSLFDSGEIATPATAVDPATIPTNADVPIPPGTYADMDAISTVCNQCHRCGLGETRNHAVISRGNPAAKLMIIGEGPGENEDLTGKPFVGRAGQLLDRILASVKLTEADVLICNIVKCRPPGNRKPNKSEMAACRPYLMEQIRMVDPPVILLAGGSAIEGLFEEKGVKITKIRGEWREWEGRQCMPVFHPSYLLRNPSKEKGSPKWLMWQDIQEVKRKLDEISLETEF, encoded by the coding sequence ATGAGTGAGGAGCAGTTCAGCCTGTTTGATAGTGGCGAAATCGCAACGCCAGCAACCGCTGTTGATCCAGCCACAATTCCCACGAATGCTGATGTGCCAATTCCACCCGGCACCTACGCTGATATGGATGCCATTAGCACGGTCTGTAATCAATGCCACCGCTGTGGTCTGGGTGAGACCCGCAATCATGCCGTGATCAGTCGGGGTAACCCTGCAGCCAAACTGATGATTATTGGCGAAGGCCCGGGTGAAAATGAAGATTTAACCGGCAAACCCTTTGTTGGTCGGGCCGGACAGCTGCTGGACCGAATTTTAGCGTCCGTCAAGCTCACCGAAGCCGATGTGCTGATCTGTAACATTGTTAAATGCCGCCCACCGGGCAACCGTAAACCCAACAAGTCCGAAATGGCCGCTTGCCGCCCATACTTGATGGAGCAAATTCGGATGGTTGATCCACCCGTAATTTTGTTGGCCGGCGGCTCAGCGATCGAAGGCCTATTTGAAGAGAAAGGGGTAAAAATCACCAAGATTCGGGGCGAATGGCGCGAGTGGGAAGGCCGACAATGTATGCCAGTGTTCCATCCCTCCTATTTACTGCGTAACCCATCCAAGGAGAAGGGCAGTCCGAAGTGGCTCATGTGGCAAGACATCCAAGAAGTTAAACGGAAACTCGATGAAATCAGCTTAGAAACCGAGTTTTAA
- a CDS encoding MarR family winged helix-turn-helix transcriptional regulator, with amino-acid sequence MARPSRLPKPSTPRQTSQLTYKTAAQEPFQPLMRSLATSYQAFYSHADKHIRSLGLTVPQFDVIVTLGNTDGMLMNELAQKTLVTKGTLTGIIDRLEQKDYVRREIPPNNRRCFRVVLTASGEVLFKQIFPEHIEYLKERFDRLSPEELESIQTALDKLHNVFSD; translated from the coding sequence GTGGCACGACCCTCGCGATTGCCGAAACCATCTACACCTAGGCAAACTTCCCAACTCACCTACAAAACGGCCGCCCAGGAACCCTTCCAGCCCTTGATGCGATCGTTAGCCACCAGCTATCAGGCGTTTTATAGTCATGCCGACAAGCACATTCGCTCCCTGGGCCTGACGGTGCCGCAGTTTGATGTGATTGTGACTCTGGGGAACACCGATGGGATGTTGATGAATGAGCTGGCCCAGAAAACCCTCGTCACAAAGGGCACATTGACCGGCATTATCGATCGGCTTGAGCAAAAAGATTATGTCCGACGCGAAATCCCACCCAACAATCGGCGATGCTTTCGAGTGGTGCTGACCGCGAGTGGGGAAGTTCTATTTAAACAAATCTTTCCGGAGCATATTGAGTATTTGAAAGAGCGGTTTGATCGACTCAGTCCCGAAGAGCTGGAATCGATCCAAACCGCCTTGGATAAATTGCACAACGTGTTTAGCGATTAG
- a CDS encoding DUF3370 domain-containing protein, producing MISRAYLVTAAFALLLLPLNAVAETPQKVAPKPQEILRPQQKMRVLPGQLDDVLVFNSNSPELVLQEGILLSSFPESGKTTPQAHLDCAFSGRFDIFSHHIAKGSERDLRTLYHAVVAHNPGKQPVTVDTLQAASYLSQPDAPFIQLPADVLNNNNGKVYAGPGSRGASDILRGRRQDIFAPLLVIPPGESRLIFNLPITIKDLEPPINGRSTIMRMRSTGPIHLASLALFAKTDAAGTERAPNLAEWLDLIKTGKLSSPRDKVPTPIGAKGNLIYGRVAGVAKGSQWNGYVTDPGQLDLKIPNAGQAFSYGISTLYRGTLGTGQNQSAKMLDRYSDTAYESHGNYAVQYALTLPLVNTTDQAQTVQLTFETPLKREDTQAGLRFYAPLPKNTFFRGTVRFRYNDDRNLPRTQYFHLVQKRGQQGAPLVTLKMPAGDRRLVKFDVIYPADSTPPQVLTVKTIAAD from the coding sequence ATGATTTCTCGTGCTTACCTCGTTACCGCTGCATTTGCCCTGTTATTGCTCCCGCTGAATGCTGTGGCTGAAACCCCCCAAAAAGTTGCGCCCAAGCCCCAAGAGATTCTTCGCCCCCAGCAGAAAATGCGGGTATTACCCGGGCAGTTAGATGATGTCCTCGTTTTCAATAGCAATAGCCCCGAGTTGGTGCTGCAAGAAGGCATCTTGCTATCGAGTTTCCCAGAGTCTGGTAAAACCACGCCCCAGGCACATCTCGATTGTGCATTTTCCGGTCGCTTTGATATTTTCAGCCACCATATTGCGAAAGGCAGCGAGCGCGATTTGCGCACGTTATATCATGCGGTTGTGGCCCATAACCCTGGTAAGCAACCAGTTACGGTTGATACCTTGCAAGCTGCGAGTTACCTGAGTCAACCGGATGCGCCATTTATCCAACTGCCAGCGGATGTGCTGAATAATAATAATGGTAAGGTCTATGCGGGGCCTGGATCGCGCGGTGCGAGTGATATTTTACGTGGGCGGCGGCAGGATATTTTTGCGCCATTGCTGGTGATTCCCCCAGGAGAAAGTCGTTTAATCTTCAATCTGCCGATCACAATTAAGGACCTAGAACCGCCAATTAACGGTCGATCGACGATCATGCGGATGCGCAGCACGGGGCCCATTCACCTCGCTAGTTTGGCCCTATTTGCCAAGACGGATGCTGCTGGGACAGAACGAGCTCCCAATTTGGCCGAATGGCTCGATTTAATTAAAACGGGCAAACTTTCCAGCCCCCGGGATAAGGTGCCGACGCCGATCGGGGCAAAAGGTAATTTGATTTATGGTCGGGTTGCCGGTGTGGCGAAAGGTTCACAGTGGAATGGCTATGTCACCGATCCAGGTCAGCTTGATCTGAAAATTCCGAATGCCGGTCAAGCCTTTTCCTACGGAATTTCTACCCTTTATCGGGGGACATTGGGGACCGGGCAAAATCAAAGTGCGAAGATGCTCGATCGTTACAGTGATACGGCCTATGAATCCCATGGCAACTATGCTGTGCAATATGCCTTGACGCTACCGTTGGTGAATACGACGGACCAAGCCCAAACGGTGCAACTGACCTTTGAAACGCCGTTGAAACGCGAAGATACGCAAGCTGGATTGCGCTTCTATGCGCCATTGCCGAAAAATACGTTTTTCCGTGGGACAGTGCGATTTCGGTATAACGACGATCGTAATCTTCCCCGGACGCAATATTTCCACTTGGTTCAAAAGCGGGGACAGCAAGGTGCCCCCTTAGTCACGCTGAAGATGCCAGCGGGCGATCGGCGATTGGTCAAATTTGACGTGATCTATCCGGCGGATTCGACGCCGCCCCAGGTGTTGACGGTGAAAACCATCGCAGCTGACTAA
- a CDS encoding pyroglutamyl-peptidase I family protein, whose amino-acid sequence MPRILITTFQTWLEHQSSNSSDDLVLDLNDTQQLPQNCHILRQVPVDFHQAPVVVIKQIVELQPDWVVCCGMAESRSRLSIESNGRWQSDLQFATIDLDNLLYHATETVISHDAGGFVCNYLYYQVLRYLHQHRPQTSAIFVHVPVLNDDNRAVIAQDFLAILKSLKAAV is encoded by the coding sequence ATGCCCCGCATCTTGATTACCACCTTTCAAACTTGGCTCGAACATCAGTCCTCCAATAGCTCCGATGACTTGGTTCTGGATCTCAACGATACGCAGCAACTGCCGCAGAATTGCCATATATTGCGTCAGGTCCCGGTCGATTTTCACCAGGCACCGGTGGTGGTGATCAAGCAGATTGTGGAACTCCAGCCGGACTGGGTCGTCTGCTGCGGCATGGCGGAAAGTCGATCGCGACTTTCTATTGAATCAAACGGTCGGTGGCAAAGTGACTTGCAATTTGCCACGATCGACCTGGATAACCTGCTGTATCATGCGACCGAAACAGTCATCAGTCATGATGCTGGCGGATTTGTCTGTAACTACCTCTATTATCAAGTGTTGCGATATTTGCACCAGCATCGTCCCCAAACGTCGGCGATTTTTGTCCATGTACCTGTGCTGAATGACGATAACCGGGCCGTGATTGCCCAAGATTTCCTGGCGATTCTCAAGTCCTTAAAAGCTGCTGTTTAA
- a CDS encoding ArnT family glycosyltransferase, giving the protein MSWSTWAVAFLVIYYRQVPRTLGLWWQDGEAFQLYWQSACPAIILGGIFTLFWCGARWMGWSQQRLVIVLVSSVVILAGAVCLPGSWLLQFMPAAPAAMGHLARGMGGTGGLLLAAAICGAGVGSRLRWQFENPWEQWVYQVMLGCGLLAYLAAALSIVHQYSAIGVRFLVVGILVIGSWHYAMPFYQWCRSVVRKAVEAIDAKSRPVPFQMEFVWQALGLWAMVCAWLTALAPETQYDALWYHLGFARLWLEQGAIVDFPREMNALLPMTWDVLFGVGLSLGAETGAKLLHFVCLPATAIVVYQMTRRFVPLASPWFAVALFVTVPTIFWESTTAYVDLALTMYVALAIYALLRYWEVPQGQWLWLAGLNIGWAMSIKHLAIPVLGLMVVGVILQHWFVVRSMVAQPSVVPMQNRQRLLRRLLCLILLALCLALPWYVRSWLATGNPVFPAMFRLFGAPPERWDAIAEITFRNFLDSFGRSRSLGNLLALPWDMTIHAARYAGSLGPLFLLLIPALCFYRLTHSIRWLAGFVLLYMIFWASPLSNFQIRFVLIVTPFLAVMAAAATAYIGRSFQAASRWGMVAFYAGLGLLLPLNLPPFTAFHEGDRVQWDGWFANVIYHLPLPVVVGMETREAYLTRQVSAYAAWQYVNAMVEPSAQILSFVNGNYFHSQRAIWAYYILPMRPAITTQMDQVDEALACLAKHGIHYVIFDRRQLAAEHKAFVLTQPQVIQQHYKLLYEDANVLFYQINH; this is encoded by the coding sequence ATGTCGTGGTCGACATGGGCGGTAGCATTTCTGGTGATTTACTATCGTCAGGTGCCGCGCACCCTAGGGTTGTGGTGGCAAGACGGCGAAGCCTTTCAGTTATATTGGCAGTCGGCGTGCCCGGCGATCATCTTGGGCGGGATATTTACTCTATTTTGGTGTGGTGCACGGTGGATGGGTTGGTCGCAGCAGCGTCTGGTAATCGTGCTGGTTAGCAGTGTTGTGATATTGGCTGGTGCGGTTTGTTTGCCCGGTTCATGGTTGTTGCAATTTATGCCAGCTGCACCGGCGGCGATGGGGCATTTAGCCAGGGGGATGGGTGGTACTGGCGGGCTGCTGTTGGCTGCGGCAATTTGCGGTGCTGGAGTCGGTTCACGACTGCGTTGGCAGTTTGAGAATCCTTGGGAGCAGTGGGTTTATCAGGTTATGTTGGGCTGCGGGTTGCTCGCTTATTTGGCGGCAGCATTAAGTATCGTGCATCAATACTCCGCGATTGGGGTGCGATTTCTTGTGGTGGGCATTTTAGTGATTGGCAGTTGGCATTATGCAATGCCGTTTTACCAATGGTGCCGATCAGTTGTACGCAAAGCAGTTGAAGCGATCGATGCCAAATCGCGACCGGTGCCATTTCAAATGGAATTTGTGTGGCAGGCGCTTGGTTTATGGGCGATGGTGTGCGCCTGGCTCACGGCCTTAGCGCCGGAAACTCAGTACGATGCCCTGTGGTATCATCTCGGTTTTGCCCGTCTGTGGTTAGAGCAGGGGGCGATCGTTGATTTTCCCCGTGAGATGAATGCGCTGTTGCCGATGACTTGGGACGTGCTATTTGGGGTGGGTTTGAGCTTGGGGGCGGAGACGGGGGCGAAGTTATTACATTTCGTCTGTTTACCCGCAACCGCGATTGTGGTGTACCAAATGACCCGGCGGTTTGTCCCATTGGCATCGCCTTGGTTCGCGGTGGCGCTATTCGTCACTGTTCCGACGATTTTTTGGGAATCGACGACGGCTTATGTCGATCTAGCCTTAACAATGTATGTGGCCCTCGCGATCTATGCGTTGTTGCGTTATTGGGAGGTTCCCCAAGGGCAATGGCTGTGGCTGGCGGGACTAAATATTGGCTGGGCGATGTCGATTAAGCACTTGGCGATCCCTGTGTTGGGCCTGATGGTTGTTGGTGTGATCTTGCAGCACTGGTTTGTTGTGAGATCGATGGTGGCACAACCGTCAGTTGTGCCAATGCAGAATCGGCAGCGCTTACTGCGCAGGCTCCTCTGTCTTATTTTGTTGGCGTTATGCCTTGCCTTACCTTGGTATGTGCGGAGTTGGCTAGCGACCGGAAATCCCGTTTTCCCGGCCATGTTTCGGCTGTTTGGAGCACCTCCGGAACGGTGGGATGCGATTGCTGAGATTACTTTTCGCAACTTTCTCGATAGCTTTGGGCGATCGCGTTCTCTTGGCAATCTGCTGGCCTTACCGTGGGATATGACCATACACGCTGCTCGTTATGCCGGTAGTTTAGGGCCGCTATTTTTATTATTAATTCCTGCTTTATGTTTTTATCGCCTGACTCATAGCATTCGCTGGTTAGCCGGGTTTGTGCTGCTGTATATGATCTTTTGGGCCTCGCCGCTCAGTAATTTCCAAATCCGCTTTGTGTTGATTGTGACGCCTTTCTTGGCTGTGATGGCAGCGGCGGCAACAGCGTATATCGGGCGTAGTTTTCAGGCGGCGAGCCGCTGGGGTATGGTCGCGTTCTATGCGGGATTGGGGTTGTTGCTACCACTGAATCTGCCCCCGTTTACGGCTTTTCATGAAGGTGATCGTGTGCAATGGGATGGTTGGTTTGCCAATGTGATCTATCATCTTCCCTTGCCTGTGGTTGTGGGCATGGAAACGCGGGAGGCTTATCTGACGCGCCAAGTGTCAGCCTATGCTGCCTGGCAGTATGTGAATGCGATGGTTGAGCCATCGGCTCAAATTCTGAGTTTTGTGAATGGCAATTATTTCCATAGTCAGCGCGCAATTTGGGCGTATTACATTCTCCCAATGCGTCCTGCTATTACAACCCAAATGGATCAAGTGGATGAAGCGTTAGCGTGTTTAGCGAAGCATGGGATTCATTATGTGATCTTCGATCGTCGCCAACTTGCGGCTGAGCATAAAGCCTTTGTCCTCACTCAACCTCAGGTTATCCAACAACACTATAAACTGCTTTATGAAGACGCCAATGTATTGTTCTATCAGATTAATCATTAG
- the rsmG gene encoding 16S rRNA (guanine(527)-N(7))-methyltransferase RsmG: protein MAETTPPLLPQMLDQWQSTLGWQPTEAQQQLFQRLYQTIVITNQSFNLTRITEPNDFWEKHLWDSLRGIQAWLTTDPKSLSLVDIGTGAGLPGLPIAIVKPDWQLTLVDSTRKKVKFVQQTAEDLELKGVNALSDRAEQLGHSKYYRAQYDLATIRAVSKPSVCAEYVLPLLKVGGTAILYRGQWTDEDAQACERAMAELGGKVDRVETFETPLTNGARSCAYLKKITPTSTDYPRAVGLPTQKPL from the coding sequence ATGGCTGAAACGACTCCCCCATTGCTCCCCCAAATGCTAGACCAATGGCAGTCAACGCTGGGGTGGCAGCCAACGGAGGCGCAGCAGCAGCTATTTCAGCGACTTTATCAAACGATCGTCATTACCAATCAATCATTTAACTTGACTCGTATCACGGAACCCAATGACTTTTGGGAAAAGCATCTGTGGGACTCGCTGCGGGGGATTCAGGCTTGGTTAACTACGGATCCGAAAAGCCTGAGCTTAGTCGATATTGGCACGGGTGCGGGGTTGCCGGGACTTCCGATCGCCATTGTTAAACCAGATTGGCAGCTGACCCTGGTTGATTCGACTCGGAAGAAGGTCAAGTTTGTGCAGCAGACTGCTGAGGACTTAGAACTTAAGGGTGTGAATGCGTTGAGCGATCGGGCCGAGCAACTGGGGCATTCCAAGTATTACCGCGCCCAGTATGACCTGGCGACGATTCGGGCTGTATCGAAGCCTTCGGTTTGTGCGGAATATGTTTTGCCTTTGCTGAAAGTGGGCGGTACGGCGATTTTGTATCGGGGACAGTGGACGGATGAAGATGCCCAGGCTTGTGAACGGGCAATGGCGGAACTCGGTGGCAAAGTTGATCGTGTGGAAACCTTTGAAACCCCCTTAACGAATGGGGCTCGATCCTGTGCCTATCTCAAAAAAATTACGCCCACTTCAACTGATTATCCCCGCGCCGTGGGCCTACCAACGCAAAAGCCGCTATAG
- a CDS encoding ABC transporter ATP-binding protein, which produces MLYLRNLSYHPTAVSEPILQDVSLELAPQELGVIVGPSGSGKSTLLELLAGLAEPTSGGLFWRDQELSYLHMQQLCGLVFQFPERHFCGGSVLEELRLGHPELGADRIKSALTEVGLEHLPLKNSPNALSGGQQRRLALAVQLIRQPNLLLLDEPTAGLDWSMRRQLVNLLAKLKEHWTLLVVSHDASELVEIADRCWTINQGQMTAVAPADMRQQFGQAVIS; this is translated from the coding sequence ATGCTGTACCTGCGTAATTTGAGCTACCATCCCACGGCCGTCTCGGAGCCAATTTTGCAAGATGTAAGCCTCGAGTTAGCGCCACAGGAGTTGGGTGTGATTGTGGGACCCAGTGGTTCTGGCAAAAGTACATTATTAGAATTGCTAGCTGGTTTAGCGGAGCCGACGAGTGGTGGCCTTTTCTGGCGTGACCAGGAATTGAGCTATTTGCATATGCAGCAGCTCTGTGGCTTGGTTTTCCAGTTTCCGGAGCGGCATTTTTGTGGTGGTAGCGTGCTCGAAGAATTGCGTCTGGGCCATCCCGAATTGGGTGCCGATCGCATTAAATCAGCCCTGACGGAAGTTGGGCTCGAACACCTTCCCTTGAAAAACTCTCCCAATGCTTTGAGTGGTGGGCAGCAGCGACGTTTAGCCTTGGCAGTGCAGTTGATTCGTCAGCCAAATCTGCTGTTGTTAGATGAACCGACGGCTGGTTTGGACTGGTCGATGCGACGACAGTTGGTGAACTTACTGGCGAAACTGAAGGAGCATTGGACGTTGCTGGTGGTGTCCCATGATGCCTCGGAATTAGTCGAGATTGCCGATCGCTGTTGGACGATTAATCAAGGGCAAATGACTGCGGTAGCGCCGGCTGATATGCGTCAACAGTTTGGCCAAGCAGTCATTTCCTAG
- a CDS encoding Sll0314/Alr1548 family TPR repeat-containing protein — translation MAGFATRLLTTFGISAIALSSLANPAFAGDPFRANNPKPIGDQTEAAFKALFQDGDYNKAKDLVKKAESQEADEPLLHALKASLAFNDGDAATFSTAATTTRETADKLMAKDKLRGNLYLAVGNFLEGAAIVKKDGIVRGAVSALGKVQAAFKNLDAAEKIDAQDPELNLIKGNIDLMLAVNVKLPLSDSGKAIKRLEGAAAPRYIADRSLAWGYRDLKDLDKAMGFVDKALQQNADNPDFQYLKAQIFVQRGQVAKKAKNFKLAATEYQTAMDWFAKALEQREQLPEALANQIYRESRGAEKNRNESNNAT, via the coding sequence ATGGCTGGATTTGCAACTCGACTTCTAACCACCTTCGGTATCAGCGCGATCGCCCTCAGCAGCCTGGCTAATCCAGCCTTCGCTGGCGATCCCTTCCGGGCAAATAATCCCAAGCCGATCGGCGACCAAACAGAAGCCGCATTCAAGGCGTTATTCCAAGATGGCGACTACAACAAGGCCAAAGACCTGGTCAAAAAAGCCGAATCCCAGGAAGCGGACGAACCCCTACTCCATGCATTGAAGGCATCTCTGGCATTCAATGATGGCGATGCCGCCACGTTCTCGACCGCCGCAACCACCACCCGCGAGACAGCCGACAAGTTAATGGCCAAAGACAAACTGCGGGGCAATCTCTATCTCGCAGTTGGCAACTTCCTCGAAGGCGCCGCGATCGTCAAAAAGGATGGCATTGTCCGGGGTGCGGTGAGTGCTTTGGGTAAAGTCCAAGCAGCGTTCAAGAACCTCGACGCCGCCGAGAAAATTGATGCTCAGGATCCAGAATTAAATCTAATCAAAGGCAATATCGATTTGATGTTGGCCGTCAATGTGAAGCTCCCGCTTTCAGATTCGGGTAAAGCAATTAAGCGCCTCGAAGGCGCAGCAGCACCGCGTTACATCGCCGATCGCAGTCTAGCTTGGGGCTACCGCGATCTCAAGGACCTGGATAAAGCCATGGGCTTTGTTGATAAAGCACTACAGCAAAACGCGGACAATCCGGATTTTCAATATCTCAAGGCTCAAATCTTCGTTCAGAGGGGGCAGGTCGCTAAAAAAGCGAAGAACTTCAAACTCGCAGCCACCGAATATCAAACCGCGATGGACTGGTTTGCCAAAGCGCTGGAACAGCGCGAACAGCTACCCGAGGCCCTTGCCAACCAAATTTATCGGGAAAGCCGGGGGGCAGAAAAGAACCGGAATGAGTCGAACAACGCCACATAA